The proteins below are encoded in one region of Brassica napus cultivar Da-Ae chromosome A6, Da-Ae, whole genome shotgun sequence:
- the LOC125575881 gene encoding ankyrin repeat-containing protein BDA1-like: MSIVVDVNRVSDVSQDENVYERLKKVAQDGDIERLYGFIAEDPEILGHFDKVPFCETPLHIAAEKGQTHFAMELMTLKPSLALKLNVSGYSPMHLALQANHIRMVRGFIAIDSSLVSIKGRGRITPLHHVAQIGDAELLSELLFACPSSVEDLTIKCETALHIAVKNHHFEAFKVLLGWVQRVNREDILDWKDEDGNTIFHIAALTNQTEVTCLSPFIKNSCSNTSLIMGQAG, from the coding sequence ATGTCGATTGTTGTGGACGTTAATAGAGTATCAGATGTTTCTCAAGATGAGAATGTCTATGAGAGGTTGAAGAAGGTAGCTCAAGACGGGGATATCGAGAGACTGTACGGGTTTATCGCTGAAGATCCAGAAATTCTAGGACATTTCGATAAAGTGCCTTTTTGTGAGACGCCACTACACATTGCAGCTGAGAAAGGGCAAACTCATTTCGCCATGGAACTGATGACCCTTAAGCCTTCTCTTGCTCTGAAGCTAAACGTGTCAGGTTATAGCCCAATGCATTTAGCACTACAAGCCAACCATATTCGGATGGTGAGAGGGTTTATAGCAATTGACAGTAGCTTAGTCAGCATCAAGGGAAGAGGAAGGATCACCCCTTTGCATCACGTGGCTCAAATAGGTGATGCAGAGTTGTTGAGTGAGTTGTTGTTTGCTTGTCCTTCTTCCGTAGAAGATTTGACGATTAAGTGCGAGACAGCCTTGCACATTGCTGTGAAGAATCACCACTTTGAGGCATTTAAGGTTTTATTGGGATGGGTTCAGAGAGTGAACAGGGAGGACATCTTGGACTGGAAGGATGAAGATGGTAACACAATCTTCCATATTGCTGCATTAACAAATCAAACTGAGGTAACATGTCTCTCTCCTTTTATCAAAAATTCTTGTTCAAACACATCGTTGATCATGGGCCAAGCAGGATGA
- the LOC125575880 gene encoding ferredoxin-thioredoxin reductase, variable chain, chloroplastic-like has product MTIRCKAGVKSADSDPSSSPSSEEEVEAEAKASVGSSRVKVTAPLKVYHLNRVPEVDLEGTLKDYVAVWKGKRISANLEFFKEVEGRGLVKFVSHLKEDEFEFEFLDDDGTTIKAISFSLLKRCMYTSSHHIHNSAVHLVAAASLSSIIIVLHWRLRLQNEQQPNKNKQTQLQTHAKRTEQH; this is encoded by the coding sequence ATGACGATTCGTTGCAAAGCAGGCGTAAAATCCGCAGATTCCGATCCTTCGTCGTCTCCGTCATCTGAGGAGGAGGTCGAAGCTGAAGCGAAGGCGAGCGTAGGATCATCTAGGGTTAAGGTAACGGCGCCGTTGAAGGTTTATCATCTAAACCGCGTCCCTGAGGTTGATTTGGAAGGTACACTGAAAGATTACGTCGCCGTGTGGAAAGGGAAACGAATATCAGCTAATCTTGAGTTCTTTAAAGAGGTTGAAGGTCGTGGTCTTGTCAAGTTCGTCTCTCATCTCAAGGAAGACGAGTTTGAGTTCGAGTTCCTTGATGATGATGGAACAACAATAAAGGctatttctttttctcttttaaagaGATGTATGTATACTTCTAGCCATCATATACATAATAGTGCTGTTCATTTGGTTGCCGCAGCATCTCTGAGCTCGATCATAATAGTGCTGCATTGGCGTCTGCGTctgcaaaacgaacaacaaccaaacaaaaacaaacagacGCAGCTGCAAACGCATGCCAAACGAACAGAACAGCACTAG
- the LOC111197846 gene encoding sphingoid long-chain bases kinase 1-like produces the protein MPKSGVNRNPSLRVSIPQAQQSLRRLGLCSTGGAAQQQSSPVVFPEKRSKKAKKISGNDDSQVKPKAAADEHRIDIVGGGGGGDEKSDLLGSLVYAGKLVLDKRKSASGKDAATEVQQPSSADVFNKKAVDARLTSKALVWGGSHLLQLDDVVSLTYNVGLRHFTVHAYPIGKGSCALSCFTKPKRRRKDFRFIAPTVEEAVQWVASFADQQCFINCLPHPLVSKKQASSELFSVPIDTPPELVFRCKSAPKMLVILNPRSGHGRSIKVFHDVVEPIFKLAGIKMEVVKTTKAGHARELASTVDISLCSDGIICVGGDGIINEVLNGLFTRSNQKERVTIPIGIVPAGSDNSLVWTVLGVRDPISAALSIVKGGLTATDVFAVEWIRTGVMHFGMTVSYYGFVSDVLELSEKYQKRFGPMRYLVAGFLKFMCLPKYSYEVEYLPAQKEDAEGNTGLEKEVVDVQDLYMDVMRRSSREGMPRASSLSSIDSIMTPSLGELDTCSSTHASNEPSEYVRGIDPKMKRMSSGRRDVGAEPEVIHPQGQSTTPNWPRTRSKTRGWMGLTSVQDPPPSTRCSWGNTGAHDREDISSTVSDPGPIWDAGPKWDSEPSAWDVENPIELPGPPEDIETGLRRQTITPIYEDKWVARKGHFLGIMVCNHACRTVQSSQVVAPNSEHDDGTMDMILVHGCGRLRLLRFFILLQTGRHLSLPYVECVKVKSVKVKAGKQTHDSCGIDGELFALNGEVISTMLPEQCRLIGNAPERHS, from the exons ATGCCGAAGAGCGGCGTGAATCGGAACCCTTCTTTAAGAGTATCCATCCCTCAGGCGCAACAGTCTCTCAGGCGTTTAGGTTTATGCTCTACTGGCGGAGCTGCTCAGCAGCAGTCGTCCCCCGTGGTGTTCCCCGAGAAGCGGAGCAAGAAAGCTAAGAAGATTAGTGGTAACGATGATTCACAGGTGAAACCGAAAGCAGCAGCTGATGAGCATCGGATTGATATTgttggtggaggaggaggaggggatgAGAAATCTGATTTGTTAGGTAGTCTTGTTTACGCCGGGAAGCTTGTGTTGGATAAGAGGAAGTCTGCTAGTGGCAAAGACGCCGCGACGGAGGTACAGCAGCCGTCTTCCGCTGACGTGTTTAACAAGAAAGCTGTTGATGCGAGGCTTACGAGTAAGGCTTTGGTTTGGGGTGGTTCTCACTTGCTACAGCTTGACGATGTTGTTTcg TTGACGTACAATGTTGGTCTCAGGCATTTCACCGTGCATGCTTATCCGATTGGAAAGGGCTCTTGTGCTCTTTCTTGCTTCACGAAACCGAAGAGACGCCGCAAAGATTTTCGTTTTATTGCACCTACTGTAGAGGAAGCGGTCCAATGGGTGGCTAGTTTTGCAGATCAACAGTGTTTTATCAACTGTTTGCCACATCCTTTAGTCTCAAAGAAACAGGCTTCTTCCGAGTTGTTTTCGGTCCCCATCGATACTCCTCCTGAGTTGGTCTTCAGGTGTAAGAGTGCACCCAAAATGCTTGTCATATTGAACCCTAGGTCTGGCCATGGACGATCGATCAAAGTTTTCCACGACGTAGTGGAACCGATTTTCAAG CTGGCCGGGATTAAGATGGAGGTTGTCAAAACAACTAAAGCAGGTCATGCCAGAGAGTTGGCTTCCACTGTCGACATTAGCTTATGTTCAGACG GTATAATTTGTGTTGGTGGTGACGGAATCATCAATGAG GTTCTTAATGGTCTATTTACTCGAAGCAATCAGAAAGAAAGGGTTACTATCCCAATTGGGATAGTACCTGCTGGATCGGATAACTCGTTAGTTTGGACTGTTCTTGGTGTTAGAGATCCTATTTCTGCAGCACTCTCTATAGTGAAG GGTGGCCTAACAGCTACTGATGTCTTTGCTGTTGAATGGATTCGTACGGGTGTTATGCACTTTGGAATGACTGTCTCCTACTATGGTTTTGTTAGCGATG TTTTGGAGCTCTCTGAGAAATACCAAAAACGTTTCGGTCCTATGCGTTACTTAGTTGCTGGATTCCTCAAGTTCATGTGTTTGCCAAAGTATAGCTACGAAGTGGAGTATCTTCCGGCGCAAAAAGAGGATGCAGAAGGGAACACTGGACTTGAAAAGGAAGTTGTTGATGTGCAAGACCTTTATATGGATGTAATGAGGAGATCAAGCAGAGAAGGAATGCCTAGAGCCTCCAGTTTATCAAGTATTGACTCTATAATGACCCCAAGCCTAGGCGAGCTAGACACATGTAGCAGCACACATGCCAGCAACGAGCCATCTGAGTATGTTCGTGGAATAGATCCTAAAATGAAACGCATGTCCTCTGGCAGAAGAGATGTCGGAGCTGAGCCAGAGGTTATTCATCCTCAAGGACAGTCAACAACCCCTAATTGGCCAAGGACAAGGTCGAAGACGAGAGGATGGATGGGTTTAACATCCGTGCAGGATCCACCTCCTTCAACTCGATGTTCATGGGGAAACACCGGTGCTCATGACAGAGAAGATATTTCATCTACTGTATCCGACCCGGGTCCAATCTGGGATGCGGGACCCAAATGGGACAGTGAACCGTCTGCTTGGGATGTAGAAAACCCGATCGAGCTGCCAGGTCCTCCTGAGGATATAGAGACAGGACTGAGGAGGCAAACCATCACACCAATATATGAAGATAAATGGGTTGCTAGAAAGGGACATTTCCTCGGCATCATGGTCTGTAACCATGCTTGTCGGACTGTGCAGAGCTCTCAAGTGGTAGCTCCCAATTCAGAGCATGACGATGGTACAATGGACATGATTTTGGTTCATGGGTGTGGAAGACTGAGGTTACTGAGGTTTTTTATCCTTCTGCAAACCGGTCGACACCTTTCTCTTCCGTATGTCGAGTGTGTAAAG GTGAAGTCGGTTAAGGTAAAGGCGGGAAAACAGACGCATGACAGTTGTGGTATAGACGGAGAGCTGTTTGCATTGAACGGAGAAGTGATATCGACTATGCTACCGGAACAGTGCAGATTGATCGGTAATGCTCCTGAACGACATTCATAG